In Drosophila simulans strain w501 chromosome 3R, Prin_Dsim_3.1, whole genome shotgun sequence, a single window of DNA contains:
- the LOC6728701 gene encoding F-actin-monooxygenase Mical isoform X5, whose product MSTKPLSFRRMSRQHQRHQQHHHLPPHQQPQQQMPQQQQQLTPQQQQQQQLLMAEHAAAAEAAELFDLLCVATTMRQILALHRAMCEAVGLRPSPLNDFYPRLKAKVRSWKAQALWKKFDARAAHRVYGKGAACTGTRVLVIGAGPCGLRTAIEAQLLGAKVVVLEKRDRITRNNVLHLWPFVITDLRNLGAKKFYGKFCAGSIDHISIRQLQCMLLKVALLLGVEIHEGVSFEHAVEPSGDGGGWRAAVTPADHPVSHYEFDVLIGADGKRNMLDFRRKEFRGKLAIAITANFINKKTEAEAKVEEISGVAFIFNQAFFKELYGKTGIDLENIVYYKDETHYFVMTAKKHSLIDKGVIIEDMADPGELLAPANVDTQKLHDYAREAAEFSTQYQMPNLEFAVNHYGKPDVAMFDFTSMFAAEMSCRVIVRKGARLMQCLVGDSLLEPFWPTGSGCARGFLSSMDAAYAIKLWSNPQNSTLGVLAQRESIYRLLNQTTPDTLQRDISAYTVDPATRYPNLNRESVNSWQVKHLVDTDDPSILEQTFMDTHALQTPHLDTPGRRKRRSGDLLPQGATLLRWISAQLHSYQFIPELKEASDVFRNGRVLCALINRYRPDLIDYAATKDMSPVECNELSFAVLERELHIDRVMSAKQSLDLTELESRIWLNYLDQICDLFRGEIPHIKHPKMDFSDLRQKYRINHTHAQPDFSKLLATKPKAKSPMQDAVDIPTTVQRRSVLEEERAKRQRRHEQLLNIGGGAAAGAAAGVAGSGTGTTTQGQNDTPRRSKKRRQVDKTANIEERQQRLQEIEENRQERMSKRRQQRYHQTQNFYKSLQLLQAGKLLREGGEAGVAEDGTPFEDYSIFLYRQQAPVFNDRVKDLERKLLFPDRERGDIPSALPRTADEQFSDRIKNMEQRMTGRGGLGGDKKPKDLMRAIGKIDSNDWNVREIEKKIELSKKTEIHGPKGREKVPKWSKEQFQARQHKMSKPQRQDSREAEKFKDIDQTIRNLDKQLKEGHNLDVGERGRNKVASIAGQFGKKDEANSDEKNAGSSNATTNTNNTVIPKSSSKVALAFKKQAASEKCRFCKQTVYLMEKTTVEGLVLHRNCLKCHHCHTNLRLGGYAFDRDDPQGRFYCTQHFRLPPKPLPQRTNKARKSAAAQPASPAVPPTAGSAPTAAATAEQMDTTPPRDQVDLLETSRANASADAMSDDEANVIDEHEWSGRNFLPESNNDSQSELSSSDESDTESDSEMFEEADDSPFGAQTLQLASDWIGKQYCEDSDDSDDFYDSSEGIADDGKDDTEGEEFKKARELRRQEVRLQPLPANLPTDTETEVQTESESTSPDEVELNSATEISTDSEFDNDEIIRQAPKIFIDDTHLRKPTKVQIKSTMIGPNAASAGLHQKQLAAREKGGSYLQKYQPQPPLPQFKPLVQVDPTLLIGSQRAPLQNPRPGDYLLNKTASTEGIASKKSLELKKRYLLGEPANGNKIQKSGSTSVLDSRIRSFQSNISECQKLLNPSSDISAGMRTFLDRTKLGEGSQTTPGQTNELIRSATSNVINDLRVELRIQKTGSSHSTDNEKENVFVNCKNELNKGMEYTDAVNATLLDQLARKSSPTTPTNKTVVEVIDLVTPEKPIDIIDLTALETPKKQLVDGSAMDVDERLTPDSNKISELQQEVKEEPKPDVSRDVKECIPDILGHIKEGTGAKEPGGEDQQSLLEQSDEEKRDSPEKDVAEHELYEPDSVQIQVPNIPWEKSKPEVMSTTGSSGSMCSSSDSSSIEDIQHYILESTTSPDTQTIGGKHNVPRLEVHDTSGALMQVDSLMIVNGKYIGDPEDVKFLDMPANVIVPPAPALKTNELDMEDDQEVEAEPVTATPEPVECTVIEAERRVTAPPPLPEMGPPKLKFDSKNENKIESLKNLPLIVESNVEHSQAVKPITLNLGNLARTPDTPTTPTAHDSDKTPTGEILSRGSDSETEHTGTGQVLTETELSDWTADDCISENFVDLEFVLNSNKGTIKRRKDRRRSGANKLPSGNEVIHELARQAPVVQMDGILSAIDIDDIEFMDTGSEGSCAEAYSATNTALIQNRGYMEYIEAEPKKTTRKAAPPSSYPGNLPPLMTKRDEKLGVDYIEQGAYIMHDDAKTPVNEVAPAMTQSLTDSSTLNELDDDSMIISQTQPTTTEESEALTVVTSPLDTSSPRVLDQFASMLAAGKGDSTPSSSEQQPKTSTVTSSSTGPNSSTPGNVSKEPQEEDLQIQFEYVRALQQRISQISTQRRKSSKGEAPNLQLNSSAPVIESAEDPVKPAEEPLVSMRPRTTSISGKVPEIPTLSSKLEEITKERTKQKDLIHDLVMDKLQSKKQLNAEKRLHRSRQRSLLTSGYASGSSLSPTPKLAAACSPQDSNCSSQAHYHASTAEEGPKPPAERPLQKSATSTYVSPYRTVQAPTRSADLYKPRPFSEHIDSNALAGYKLGKTASFNGGKLGDFAKPIAPARVNRGGGVATADIANISASTENLRSEARARARLKSNTELGLSPEEKMQLIRSRLHYDQNRSLKPKQLEEMPSGDLAARARKMSASKSVNDLAYMVGQQQQQQVEKDAVLQAKAADFTSDPNLASGGQEKAGKTKSGRRPKDPERRKSLIQSLSSFFQKGSGSAASSSKEQGGAVAAGHSEQSERPGTSSSGTPTISDAAGGGGGGGGVFSRFRISPKSKEKSKQKLSKC is encoded by the exons ATGTCTACCAAACCTCTCTCTTTTCGCAGAATGAGCCGCCAACACCAGCGgcaccagcagcatcaccacCTGCCCCCGCAccagcaaccgcagcagcagatgccgcaacagcagcagcagctgacgccgcagcagcagcaacaacagcagctgctgaTGGCGGAGCACGCAGCTGCCGCGGAGGCGGCGGAGCTGTTCGACCTGCTGTGCGTGGCCACAACGATGCGTCAGATCCTGGCGCTTCATCGGGCCATGTGCGAGGCTGTGGGATTGAGACCCTCGCCTCTGAACGACTTCTACCCGCGGCTGAAGGCCAAGGTGCGTTCGTGGAAGGCGCAGGCCCTGTGGAAGAAGTTCGACGCCAGAGCTGCCCATAGAGTCTACGGCAAGGGAGCTGCCTGTACTGGCACACGCGTGCTGGTAATCGGAGCCGGGCCCTGTGGACTGCGTACCGCCATCGAGGCCCAATTGCTGGGCGCCAaggtggtggtgctggagAAACGCGATCGCATCACCCGCAACAATGTGCTCCATCTGTGGCCATTCGTCATCACGGATCTGCGCAACTTGGGCGCGAAGAAGTTCTACGGCAAGTTCTGCGCCGGCTCCATCGATCACATCTCCATTCGGCAGCTGCAGTGCATGCTGCTCAAGGTGGCGCTGCTCCTGGGCGTAGAGATCCACGAGGGAGTCAGTTTCGAGCACGCTGTGGAGCCCTCTGGCGATGGCGGCGGATGGAGGGCAGCTGTTACTCCCGCCGATCATCCTGTATCTCACTACGAATTCGATGTGCTGATCGGAGCGGATGGCAAGCGGAACATGCTGGACTTTAGGAGGAAGGAGTTCCGCGGCAAGCTAGCCATCGCTATTACAGCGAACTTCATTAACAAGAAGACAGAGGCGGAGGCTAAAGTGGAGGAGATCAGTGGGGTGGCTTTCATCTTCAACCAGGCCTTTTTCAAGGAGCTGTACGGGAAGACGGGCATCGACCTGGAAAACATCGTCTACTACAAGGACGAGACGCACTACTTCGTGATGACGGCCAAGAAGCACAGTCTAATTGACAAGGGCGTTATTATCGAGGATATGGCCGATCCCGGCGAGCTTCTAGCCCCAGCCAATGTGGATACACAAAAGCTGCACGACTATGCCCGCGAGGCTGCGGAGTTCTCAACCCAATACCAAATGCCAAACCTGGAGTTCGCTGTTAATCACTACGGCAAACCAGACGTGGCCATGTTCGACTTCACTTCGATGTTTGCCGCCGAGATGTCCTGCCGCGTGATTGTGCGCAAAGGAGCTCGCCTGATGCAGTGCCTCGTGGGTGACAGTCTGCTGGAGCCGTTTTGGCCCACTGGATCGGGCTGTGCCCGTGGCTTCTTGTCCAGCATGGACGCTGCCTATGCCATCAAGCTTTGGTCCAACCCGCAGAACAGCACACTTGGCGTTCTGGCGCAGCGCGAGAGCATCTACCGGCTGCTTAACCAGACCACGCCGGACACCCTGCAGCGGGACATCAGCGCCTACACCGTGGATCCGGCCACGCGGTATCCGAACCTGAACAGGGAGTCGGTCAACAGCTGGCAGGTCAAGCATCTGGTCGACACGGACGACCCGTCCATTCTGGAGCAGACCTTCATGGACACGCACGCTCTGCAGACGCCGCATTTGGACACACCGGGCCGACGCAAGCGACGCAGTGGAG ACTTGCTGCCCCAGGGTGCCACGTTGCTGAGATGGATAAGCGCCCAGCTGCATTCCTATCAGTTTATTCCCGAACTCAAGGAGGCTTCGGATGTGTTTCGGAATGGACGCGTTCTGTGTGCGCTTATTAATCG CTATCGTCCCGATCTCATCGACTACGCTGCCACCAAGGACATGAGTCCCGTGGAGTGCAATGAGCTGTCATTCGCCGTCCTAGAGCGCGAACTCCACATCGATCGCGTCATGAGTGCCAAGCAGTCGCTGGACTTGACCGAGCTGGAGTCGCGAATCTGGCTCAACTATTTGGACCAGATCTGTGACTTGTTCCGCGGCGAGATCCCCCATATCAAGCACCCCAAGATGGACTTTAGCGATTTGCGCCAGAAGTATCGTATCAACCATACGCACGCCCAACCCGACTTCTCCAAGCTGCTGGCAACGAAACCCAAGGCCAAGTCGCCGATGCAGGATGCTGTGGACATACCCACGACAGTGCAGCGACGCTCggtgctggaggaggagcgaGCCAAGCGGCAGCGTCGCCACGAGCAGCTTCTCAACATCGGTGGaggggcagcagcaggtgccGCCGCCGGAGTTGCCGGAAGCGGGACGGGAACCACAACGCAGG GTCAAAACGACACGCCACGCCGGTCGAAGAAGCGCCGCCAGGTCGACAAAACCGCCAATATT GAGGAGCGCCAGCAGCGCTTGCAGGAGATCGAGGAGAATCGGCAGGAGCGGATGAGCAAGCGGCGCCAGCAGCGCTACCACCAGACGCAGAATTTCTACAAGAGCCTTCAGCTCCTGCAGGCTGGCAAACTTTTGAGGGAGGGTGGTGAGGCGGGGGTTGCCGAGGATGGCACCCCCTTCGAGGACTACTCGATATTCCTCTACCGCCAGCAGGCGCCCGTCTTCAATGATCGCGTCAAGGACCTCGAGCGAAAGCTTCTGTTTCCC GATCGAGAACGGGGAGATATTCCGTCGGCATTGCCGCGCACGGCGGACGAGCAGTTCAGCGATCGCATAAAGAACATGGAGCAGCGGATGACGGGACGTGGTGGCCTTGGTGGTGACAAGAAGCCCAAGGATCTTATGCGGGCTATCGGCAAGATCGACTCGAACGACTGGAATGTACGCGAGATCGAGAAGAAGATCGAGCTCTCGAAGAAGACGGAGATCCACGGGCCGAAGGGCCGCGAAAAGGTGCCCAAGTGGAGCAAGGAGCAGTTCCAGGCACGACAGCACAAGATGTCCAAGCCGCAACGTCAGGATTCGCGCGAGGCGGAAAAGTTCAAGGACATCGACCAGACTATCCGCAACTTGGACAAGCAGCTAAAGGAGGGCCACAATCTGGATGTGGGCGAGCGGGGTCGCAACAAGGTGGCCTCCATTGCCGGTCAGTTTGGCAAAAAGGATGAGGCCAATTCGGATGAGAAGAACGCGGGCAGCAGCAAtgccaccaccaacaccaacaacacaGTCATACCCAAATCT AGTTCCAAGGTGGCGCTGGCCTTCAAAAAGCAGGCTGCCTCCGAAAAGTGCCGCTTCTGTAAGCAAACCGTCTACCTGATGGAGAAGACCACCGTGGAGGGATTGGTTCTGCATCGCAATTGCCTTAAGTGCCACCACTGCCACACCAACTTGCGTCTGGGAGGCTACGCCTTTGATCGGGACGATCCGCAGGGCCGATTTTACTGCACCCAGCACTTCCGGTTGCCCCCCAAACCGCTGCCGCAGCGCACCAACAAAGCCAGG AAATCCGCTGCCGCTCAACCCGCCTCGCCTGCTGTACCACCAACTGCAGGATCCGCACCCACTGCAGCTGCCACAGCTGAGCAAATGGACACCACTCCACCCAGGGACCAGGTGGATCTACTGGAGACCTCGCGAGCAAATGCCTCTGCCGATGCCATGTCCGATGATGAAGCCAATGTTATCGATGAGCACGAATGGTCTGGTCGCAACTTCTTGCCCGAGTCCAACAACGATTCCCAATCAGAGCTATCCAGTTCAGATGAATCGGACACGGAATCGGATTCGGAGATGTTTGAGGAGGCGGATGATTCGCCGTTTGGTGCTCAGACCCTCCAGCTGGCGTCGGATTGGATCGGGAAGCAGTACTGTGAGGACAGTGATGATTCTGACGATTTCTACGACTCAAGTGAAGGTATTGCGG ATGATGGTAAAGATGACACCGAGGGTGAGGAATTCAAGAAGGCCCGCGAATTGAGACGCCAGGAGGTTCGCCTGCAGCCGTTGCCCGCCAATCTGCCCACAGATACGGAGACCGAG GTTCAAACCGAGTCCGAGAGCACATCACCCGACGAAGTGGAGCTCAATTCTGCCACTGAGATATCCACCGACTCCGAGTTTGACAACGATGAGATTATACGCCAGGCGCCCAAAATCTTCATCGATGACACCCATCTAAGGAAGCCCACCAAGGTTCAG ATCAAGTCCACCATGATCGGACCCAATGCAGCTTCCGCCGGACTCCATCAGAAGCAGTTGGCGGCGCGGGAGAAGGGCGGCAGCTACCTCCAGAAGTACCAACCCCAACCGCCACTGCCACAGTTCAAGCCGTTGGTCCAGGTGGATCCCACTCTGCTCATTGGCAGCCAGCGCGCTCCTCTTCAGAATCCACGACCAGGAGACTACTTGCTAAACAAGACAGCTAGTACGGAGGGTATCGCCTCCAAAAAGAGCCTAGAGCTAAAAAAGCGCTATCTGCTGGGTGAGCCGGCCAATGGCAATAAGATCCAGAAGTCCGGATCCACTTCAGTGCTGGACTCCCGCATTCGCAGCTTCCAGTCGAACATATCGGAGTGCCAGAAGCTTCTGAATCCCAGCAGCGACATCAGTGCCGGCATGCGAACCTTCCTCGATCGCACAAAGTTGGGCGAGGGCAGCCAGACGACACCCGGACAGACGAACGAACTTATCCGTTCCGCCACCAGCAATGTGATTAACGATCTGCGCGTGGAGCTTCGGATACAGAAAACTGGCTCCAGCCACTCCACGGACAACGAGAAGGAAAACGTGTTCGTGAACTGTAAGAACGAACTGAACAAAGGGATGGAATACACAGATGCGGTCAATGCCACGCTGCTGGACCAGCTGGCCAGAAAAAGTTCGCCCACCACGCCGACGAATAAGACGGTGGTCGAGGTTATTGACCTGGTGACACCTGAGAAGCCAATCGACATTATCGATCTAACGGCACTGGAAACGCCCAAAAAGCAGTTGGTCGATGGTAGCGCCATGGATGTGGATGAACGCCTCACACCCGATAGTAACAAAATCAGCGAACTGCAGCAGGAAGTGAAGGAGGAACCCAAGCCGGATGTCTCTAGGGATGTGAAGGAATGCATACCAGATATACTGGGACACATTAAGGAGGGAACGGGAGCGAAGGAGCCAGGTGGAGAGGACCAACAGAGCCTGCTGGAGCAGTCGGACGAAGAGAAGCGCGACTCACCGGAGAAGGATGTTGCCGAACATGAGCTTTATGAACCGGACAGTGTGCAGATCCAGGTGCCCAATATCCCATGGGAGAAGAGCAAGCCGGAGGTCATGTCTACCACCGGCAGCAGTGGCTCCATGTGCTCAAGCTCAGACTCTTCTAGCATTGAAGACATCCAGCACTACATTTTGGAGTCCACAACCAGTCCGGATACTCAGACAATTGGCGGAAAGCACAATGTGCCCCGTTTGGAGGTGCACGACACAAGTGGTGCCCTGATGCAGGTGGACAGCCTAATGATTGTGAACGGAAAGTATATTGGGGATCCTGAGGATGTCAAGTTCTTGGATATGCCCGCCAATGTTATTGTTCCGCCAGCACCGGCGCTTAAAACGAATGAGCTGGATATGGAGGATGACCAAGAGGTGGAGGCGGAACCAGTAACCGCTACTCCGGAGCCGGTGGAGTGTACGGTCATCGAGGCGGAGCGCCGTGTTACTGCTCCCCCTCCTTTGCCAGAGATGGGTCCACCTAAATTGAAGTTCGACAGCAAAAATGAGAACAAGATCGAGAGCTTGAAGAATCTTCCGTTGATCGTAGAAAGCAATGTGGAGCACAGTCAGGCAGTGAAACCCATTACGCTTAACTTAGGCAATCTGGCTAGGACGCCAGATACTCCGACCACGCCTACAGCGCACGATAGCGATAAAACACCCACTGGGGAAATTCTCTCTCGAGGATCTGACTCAGAAACCGAGCACACTGGCACTGGTCAGGTACTAACGGAGACGGAACTCTCCGACTGGACGGCCGACGACTGCATATCGGAGAACTTTGTTGACTTGGAGTTCGTGCTTAACTCTAACAAGGGTACAATAAAACGACGCAAGGATCGACGACGCAGTGGAGCAAACAAACTTCCCAGTGGCAACGAGGTAATCCACGAGCTGGCCAGGCAGGCGCCAGTGGTGCAGATGGATGGAATACTTAGTGCCATCGACATTGATGACATAGAGTTCATGGACACGGGTTCCGAGGGTTCTTGTGCTGAAGCTTATTCCGCAACAAATACAGCTCTCATTCAGAATAGAGGTTACATGGAGTACATCGAGGCGGAGCCCAAGAAGACGACCCGTAAGGCAGCTCCACCATCCAGTTACCCAGGAAATTTACCGCCTTTAATGACGAAGCGGGACGAGAAACTGGGCGTTGATTACATTGAGCAGGGGGCGTACATAATGCACGATGATGCAAAGACGCCTGTGAATGAGGTGGCTCCTGCCATGACCCAGTCGCTGACTGACTCAAGCACGCTAAATGAACTGGATGATGACAGTATGATAATATCCCAGACCCAGCCAACGACAACGGAGGAAAGTGAGGCACTGACGGTGGTCACCAGTCCACTTGACACGTCCTCGCCCAGGGTTCTCGATCAATTTGCCTCTATGTTGGCGGCGGGAAAAGGGGACTCCACACCCAGTAGCTCAGAGCAACAACCAAAGACGTCTACGGTGACGAGCAGCAGCACTGGGCCCAACTCCTCGACACCAGGGAACGTCTCGAAGGAGCCGCAGGAAGAGGACCTGCAGATCCAGTTTGAGTATGTTCGAGCACTGCAGCAGCGGATATCGCAGATCAGCACCCAACGGCGTAAGAGCTCTAAGGGAGAGGCACCTAACCTGCAGCTAAACAGTAGCGCACCTGTGATAGAATCAGCCGAGGATCCGGTCAAGCCCGCAGAGGAGCCGCTGGTCTCAATGCGACCGCGGACCACCAGCATTTCCGGAAAGGTACCTGAGATACCCACACTTAGCAGCAAGCTGGAAGAGATAACCAAAGAACGCACCAAGCAAAAGGATCTGATTCACGACCTAGTCATGGACAAGTTGCAGTCGAAGAAGCAGCTAAACGCTGAGAAGCGTCTGCACCGGAGTCGACAGCGCAGTTTGCTGACCAGTGGCTATGCCAGTGGCTCCAGCCTGAGTCCGACGCCCAAGCTGGCGGCTGCTTGCAGTCCGCAGGATTCCAACTGCTCTAGCCAAGCGCACTACCACGCCTCCACGGCGGAGGAGGGACCAAAGCCGCCAGCGGAGAGGCCGTTGCAGAAGTCCGCCACGTCCACCTATGTGTCGCCTTATCGCACTGTCCAGGCGCCCACACGAAGTGCTGATCTCTATAAGCCGCGCCCCTTCAGCGAACACATCGATTCGAACGCTCTGGCGGGTTACAAGCTCGGCAAGACGGCCTCGTTTAATGGCGGCAAGTTGGGCGACTTTGCGAAACCCATTGCCCCGGCGAGAGTTAACCGAGGAGGAGGTGTCGCGACCGCGGATATAGCCAATATTTCCGCGTCGACGGAGAACCTAAGGAGCGAGGCCAGGGCCAGGGCTCGTCTTAAGTCTAACACAGAACTGGGCCTTAGTCCCGAGGAAAAGATGCAGCTAATACGTTCACGATTGCACTACGACCAAAACAGATCCCTGAAGCCGAAGCAACTGGAGGAGATGCCATCCGGGGATCTGGCGGCACGTGCCCGCAAAATGAGTGCCTCCAAGAGCGTCAATGATCTAGCCTACATGGtgggacagcagcagcagcagcaggttgAGAAGGATGCCGTGCTCCAGGCCAAGGCGGCTGACTTTACATCCGATCCCAATTTGGCGTCCGGTGGGCAGGAGAAGGCAGGCAAAACGAAGTCTGGACGCAGGCCAAAGGATCCGGAGCGGCGTAAGAGTCTCATACAGTCGTTGTCCAGCTTCTTCCAAAAGGGGTCTGGATCCGCAGCCTCTAGTTCCAAGGAGCAGGGCGGCGCTGTAGCTGCCGGCCACTCTGAACAGTCAGAGCGACCcggcaccagcagcagcggcacgCCCACAATCTCGGATGCGGCgggtggaggcggaggaggaggtggcgtCTTCAGCAGATTCCGCATCTCGCCCAAGTCCAAGGAGAAGTCAAAG CAAAAGTTATCTAAGTGTTAA